The following proteins come from a genomic window of Pseudomonas putida:
- a CDS encoding helix-turn-helix domain-containing protein has product MPAPPPSPALQHQFGTRIRELRVAMGMSQEAFADRCGFARTYMSRIETGGANPSINAIKVLADALGVSISALFEGM; this is encoded by the coding sequence ATGCCTGCACCACCTCCCTCTCCAGCGCTTCAGCACCAGTTCGGCACCCGCATCAGGGAGCTGCGCGTGGCTATGGGCATGAGCCAGGAGGCATTCGCTGATCGGTGTGGCTTCGCTAGGACCTACATGTCCCGCATCGAGACGGGAGGAGCGAATCCGTCCATCAATGCCATCAAGGTGCTGGCTGACGCTCTGGGCGTGAGCATCTCCGCTTTGTTCGAAGGGATGTGA